TCCTCCCAGGCCGTCTGAAAAGAATCGCCAAATTCTTGATAAATCTCTTCTATTACGTCCAAAAGGTATGCCTGATACTCCCTTTTTTCCACCGCCGCCACATCGTTCCTGGCTTGCAGAGCGGCATAACTCAAAACCAGACTGCTTAGAAGCCGCCCTAGATCAAAGGCCACCGGCCCGTAGGTAGCATACTCGGCGTCAAAAATCTTGATTTCCTGTTCGTCCGCAAAAATATTGGACGTATGTAAATCGGAATGAATCAGACATTGCCGCTGCCAGGCATAGCGCTCCTGCAAGCGTTCCACCTCCCTCCGCACCGGCGACAAGGCGCAGAGCTCCGCCATTTCTTTCTTGATGAGCGGATTGACCGCTTCCAGCGGCGGCGTCAGCATGGCGCCTTGAAAAAACAACCGCTTCCAAAAAGGCTTGGTTTGCCCATCCGCAAAGGTCGCTTGCAGCAGCTTCTTTTCTTCCAGGTCAAGAAAACACTCTGAGGTATAAAACGCGGTTGTCCCCAGAAATTTGCCTAGTCGCTTGCCAACTTCCGGAAACTGCCTGCGTTCCAGAATACTCTCACTTAATAAACGGAGCCGCCCCAAATCTTCCATGATTAACAGTTTGCGCTCATCATCCCAACGATAAATTTGCGGCGTCGTACCTGGGCAAAGACGCTCCCAAAAACGCAGCGCATGCACTTCCACCGCCATGCGCGCTAATGGCAGCTCATAGACTTCCCCGTGAGAGGTCAAGTTGACCTGCGGCATCAGCTGTTTAAGGATGACCGAGCTTCCGTCAACCGCCTCCACGCGGGTAATCTCGTTCACATGACCGTCTACGCTGCGGCTGTCTCCTGCAAGACGCCTGGCGCGAAGAGGCCCCTTCTTGCTAAATTCGGGCAACGCCTGCCGTACGTACGCTGCCGCTTCCTCCGGGCTGAAGATCTTATAGACATCCATAGTCCGCCTTCTCCCTGCGTCATCGTTCCTTCTCTCTATGGTAAAAGTAAAGCCGCCCCCTGTAAATCCAGAAGGCGGCAAGGCCATAGCACGCTCCTATTAAAGAACAAGAATTCACCAAGTCTTTCTGTGGTTAGCGTACCGAGAAAACCAAAAGCACCGCGATTACGCCCAGCACCATGCCCGGCGCCGTCCTTTTGGCAATCTCAAAGGGATTGACCTTGGCAATGGTCGCGCAGACAATCAAACCGCCCGCTACGGGTGACATGGTCCGTCCCAAGGCGCCGGAAATGGTAGCCAGCGAACCCATATCGCTGATAGCCCAGCCGAATTGCGCCGCATGAGGCGTTACCGCCCCGTTGAAAGCCAGTGCCGCCGCATCGCCGGAGCCGCTGAGAATTGCTAAGAAGTACGGCCCAAAGGTCGCCGCATAAATCGCAATATCCTGGGAGGCTTTCATTTTCTCAATCATCGCGCCGGTGAGACCAATAATCTGCATCCCTTGGGTGAACACAGCAGCGGCAATGATAATGCCCATAATGTCTCCATACGAATCGCCCATGCCTTTAAAAAAGCCTTTGGAAATTTCCTGGGGATTTTGGAAGGTAGCCAAAAAGCCCAGCATAGCCCCGATAATCATGGCCTGCGGCACAGTCACCGTCGGAATCACGCCAAGCTGCTTGCTGCCCAATACCAGCAGCAACAGCGGCAGCGCTGGAATAATGGCTTTTAAGAGATTGACTTTGAAATCCTGACCGTCTTCCTGAAACGCAGCGGCACGCTCCGCGTCCGGGCCTTCCTTGCGCCAGTACGCTACCATCGCCAGCATCGGCGCCGCAATAGCCAGTACCACCAGCACCGCCGGCGCGTGATTGGCAATGACCGTCATCACATCCACCTGCGCCAGCTTAGCCACAAAGGGATTGTGGCTAAGCCCCGGGCTCATGGTACTGCCGAAAGTCCCCGACATAACACAGGCCGCAGCCATAGCCGGATGCACGCCGGAACGGATCAACGTGGGGATCAGCACTGCCCCTACGGCGGCAGCGCAGCCAGCTGTACTAGGCAAAGCAATGTTCAACACCCAGGTCACCACCACCGCGCCAGGCACTAAGA
This region of Anaeromusa acidaminophila DSM 3853 genomic DNA includes:
- the dcuC gene encoding C4-dicarboxylate transporter DcuC, with translation MIWVGAIIVLLTFVAIVKRYETRLVLFLGGLAMAAAAGKPLAAMDAFAKAMVNEGLVTTICTVMGFSYVMSVTNCDKHLVHLLAGGLKRVKPILVPGAVVVTWVLNIALPSTAGCAAAVGAVLIPTLIRSGVHPAMAAACVMSGTFGSTMSPGLSHNPFVAKLAQVDVMTVIANHAPAVLVVLAIAAPMLAMVAYWRKEGPDAERAAAFQEDGQDFKVNLLKAIIPALPLLLLVLGSKQLGVIPTVTVPQAMIIGAMLGFLATFQNPQEISKGFFKGMGDSYGDIMGIIIAAAVFTQGMQIIGLTGAMIEKMKASQDIAIYAATFGPYFLAILSGSGDAAALAFNGAVTPHAAQFGWAISDMGSLATISGALGRTMSPVAGGLIVCATIAKVNPFEIAKRTAPGMVLGVIAVLLVFSVR
- a CDS encoding phosphotransferase; this translates as MDVYKIFSPEEAAAYVRQALPEFSKKGPLRARRLAGDSRSVDGHVNEITRVEAVDGSSVILKQLMPQVNLTSHGEVYELPLARMAVEVHALRFWERLCPGTTPQIYRWDDERKLLIMEDLGRLRLLSESILERRQFPEVGKRLGKFLGTTAFYTSECFLDLEEKKLLQATFADGQTKPFWKRLFFQGAMLTPPLEAVNPLIKKEMAELCALSPVRREVERLQERYAWQRQCLIHSDLHTSNIFADEQEIKIFDAEYATYGPVAFDLGRLLSSLVLSYAALQARNDVAAVEKREYQAYLLDVIEEIYQEFGDSFQTAWEEHFGESNPFQSPYNRFSRQERLADTLGFIACASVGRLCDAGLPFDFKELTDLRVQASGQRLVLCLAEELLLCGKKMTEINELTACLRRLAVQAD